In the genome of Cyprinus carpio isolate SPL01 unplaced genomic scaffold, ASM1834038v1 S000006809, whole genome shotgun sequence, one region contains:
- the LOC109068858 gene encoding uncharacterized protein LOC109068858, which produces MCVLSFELLRDMSYAFVCFCLWLLDGVSGVYSDETVISVMEGDSITLNTDVTELQKDDQILWTFRLNSSETRIAEIHKQIIYIYDNNERFRDRLKIDEQTGSLTITNINKLHSGLYKLQIISGVIKHKCFNLAVYGLLTVPVISDFPQSPSVSERSSEQNCSMLCSVLNVRDVTLSWYKGNSLLSSISVSDLSISLSLPLELECLNDSYSCVVAYSFINRTTHLSSTDLCQSCSDSVQFLKSKSTSTVVYDITSRRAQ; this is translated from the exons GTGTGTCTGGAGTTTATTCAGATGAAACAGTgatatcagtgatggagggagattctatCACTTTAAACACTGATGTTACTGAACTACAGAAAGATGATCAGATACTGTGGACATTTAGACTTAACAGTTCAGAGACTCGTATCGCTGAAATCCATAAACAGATCatctatatatatgataataatgagagattcagagacagactaaaGATAGATGAGCAGAcaggatctctgaccatcacaaacatcaacaaattacactctggactttataaactacagatcatcagTGGAGTGATCAAACACAAGTGCTTCAATCttgctgtctatg GTCTTCTGACTGTTCCAGTCATCAGTGATTTTCCTCAAAGCCCTTCAGTATCAGAAAGATCATCAGAGCAGAATTGTTCAATGCTGTGTTCAGTGTTGAATGTGAGagatgtgactctctcctggtacaaaggaaacagtttattgtccagcatcagtgtgtctgatctcagcatcagtctctctctacctctggagctTGAGTGTCTGAATGATTCTTACAGCTGTGTTGTGGCTTATTCATTCATCAACCGAACAACACATCTCAGCAGCACTGATCTCTGTCAGTCATGTTCAG ACTCTGTTCAGTTTCTTAAGTCG AAGTCCACCTCCACTGTGGTTTATGACATCACATCTAGAAGAGCTCAGTAA